A window of Halichoerus grypus chromosome 15, mHalGry1.hap1.1, whole genome shotgun sequence genomic DNA:
AATGTTCCAGTAATCAGGAAAATCATTAGAATCGTGCTCCTGCTATTTCCAACCTGGGAACATGACTTAGAGAAATAATCTCCTCAGAAGGACAGAGGAAGCAAGTATGGAAATGCTCATTCTAACATTCATAATTGGGAAAATTGGTGAACCACCTGTGAAAATCAGGGGCTTAGAACAAAATCCACGTGGGGGAATGGATTTGTAAACTATTTTACACCCACTAGTGAAATATTATTAGCCTGAATAATGATGAGTATGAAGTGTATGTGATTACAAAAGACAACGCTCAGGGTATAATAGGGACAaatcagagaaagccaaaatTGTTTCTACACTCTGAtcacagtgaaataaaataacatttattttaagatgaTATTTGAAAGgtaatacaaaaaaatcaaaacaataggACTTCTGAGGGTGGCcatattgcttttgttttatgcTTAAAAATATGGATATGGAGACAGagtaaaacaaaaccaggaagaaatacacacaaaatGACAGGCTCTCCCTGGGCTGTGTGGTTATGGGGAATTGGTATTTTATTCCATACTTCTCGACACTTTCCAAATTATCCTTTATGATAAGTATatgttattttactttaaaatatttcctgttaTAAAAGTatgtgcattatttttataataaaatataaatactattttttgtttgttttttggtttttggtggttttttagagagggagagagagagaaacagaaggagagagagaatcttaagcaggctccacgctcagcgtggagcctgactcggggctcaatctcatgaccctgagatcaagacctgagccgaagtcaagagtgagacacttaacggactgagccacccaggcgctacctcttcccttttttaatactatgtttttatgatgaaaataTGATGAAAGAAAAACTTCCCTTTGggcataaataaaaacagaaaatgatgcTTAAGAGGGAAACTCCTTTATAAAGCGTAAATCCTGGACATGTGAAAGACACaaaaaataggctttaaaaatgGCTGTAAATAGTGGAACATACTGTGTTTAAGCCAACTGTGGATTTTGCCATGAAATTTGTAGCTTAGAGTTTTAAAGGATACTAAAATCTAGTGTTGGTGTTCAGCTACATAGACTTGTACTCTGAAGGGTtaatcttcccttttttttttttccctcgaATTTTcaagctccagtttaatgaatgagcgataaatttaaaaagttcacgAGACCTTATTAAAGATATCAGATGATGTTATGTTCCATTTACACCACCCTCTGGGGATGCCGTAAGACTGAAAAATAGGGGGGAAGCTGAGATTTTAGCAGGGGAGCTCCTAAAATGATCAGAAGCTGTCCCAGCTGGTGATAAACTGCACCAGGTCCTTGTAGGAAATAGAGAAGCAACTCTCTCAATATATAGTGTTAGGGTTCCTCTCTGGGAGGAAGTTACTGGTGCTGATGAAGGCTACACCGAACCCAGCATCAGAACCGCCCATCTGCTACCTTCTCAGGCTTTCTGGTCAGCAGGAGTTCTCTGAATATCAGCAAGCTGTGTGCTCCACGCAAAGCCTTTCTCAAAATCATCGCAGATGCAGGCGTCATGCACAGTGTGAAGTCTCCGGTGTTCAGTCAGGTGTGAACTCCAGCTGAAATCCTCCCCACATTCCTTACACACATAGCGTTTGCCGCCCGTGTGTACCTTCTGGTGTTGAATAAGGTGTGAAATCTGGGTATAGGTTTTTCCACAGTTGTTACATTTATAGGGCTTCTCTCCCGTATGGATCCTCTGATGCTGAATAAGGTGGATGCTCTGGTTGAAAGCTTTCCCGCATTCCTTGCAGGCGTAGGGTTTCTCGCCAGTGTGAATTCTTTGATGTTGGGTGAGGGAGGAGTTGTGACTGAATGTTTTCCCACACTCTTTGCACTTATAGGGTTTCTCGCCTGTGTGGATTTTCTGATGCTCGATAAGGTGGGTGCTCcggctgaaggctttcccacactcacGGCActcataaggtttctctccagtgtgaatcCTCTGGTGTTGGATGAGGTGGGAAATCTGGGTATAAGCCTTCCCACAAACTTTACACTCATAGGGCTTCTCCCCGGTGTGAATCCTCTGGTGCCGGGTAAGCGAAGAGTTCTGGCTGAAGGTTTTCCCACATTCGTTACATTTGTAGGGCTTCTCACCAGTGTGAATCGTCTGGTGTTGAGTGAAGGACGAGGTGTGACTGAAAGCCTTTCCACACTCATTACATATATAGGGTTTTTCTCCCATGTGAACACTCTGGTGCCTCATAAGGTGGGAGATCTGTGTATAAGCCTTCCCACACTCGTTACACTCATAGGGCTTCTCaccagtgtgaattctctgatgctgAGTCAGGGATGAACTGTGGCTGAAGGCTTTGCCACACTCAGAGCACTcgtagggtttctctccagtgtgaactcGCTGGTGCTGGGACAGGGACGAGCTATGGCTGAAGGTTTTCCCACACTCATTACATTTGTAGGGTTTCTCTCCGGTGTGGATTGTCTGGTGCTGAGTCAAGGAGGAAGTGTGACAGAAGGCCTTGCCACACTCACCACACTTGTAGGGCTTCTCCCCCGTGTGGATTTTCTGGTGGCGGGTGAGGTGGGACACCTGTGAGTAGAACTTCCCGCACTGGTTGCATTTATAGGGTTTCTCCCCAGTATGGCACCGCTGGTGTTTAATGAGGGAGGAGCTCTGggtgaaggccttcccacattccttgcaTTTGTatggcttctctccagtgtggatcCTCTGATGCTCGGTAAGCGATGAGCTCTGAGTAAAGGTCTTGCCGCACTCGCTGCACACGTAGGGCTTCTCTCCCGTGTGAATGATGTGGTGCTGAATGAAATACGAGCTGTTGCTGAACGCCTTCCCGCAATCATTACACttgtagggtttctctccagtgtgaatcCTCTGGTGTAGAATATAGTCTGAATGGTAAATGAAGGCTTTCCCGCATTCTGCACAGTTAAGTGGCTTCTTTTCTACAAATGTTCTTTGGCGTTTCAGGCTCTTTCTTGGCCCGTTCCTCTTCCGAGTTCTCTCTCCCACAGGCCCTCTTTGCTTCCTGATGAAGGCGGAGGTCTGCCTGAGGCTCCGCCCATGCTTGTGAcagcccaggcctctctccccacAGACGGTTTCCTTGAGAGGAGCAAACATACACCTCAAAcgcctctcctgctctccctggtCCTCCAACTGACGGCTCCAGGTCCAGGATGCCCCCAGCCTGGCATCTCCAAGCACTTCCCTTAAaactccctccctctttcccactgGGGAAGTGGCCTCTTCAGAAACACTCTTTTTCAGAAATGACTCCCAAGGAGCTGCAGAGCTGGTGTGCAAGGCTGAAAGACATGGAAAATGTGAATATCGTCTGTGTTGGGACCAAGGAAACTGATCAAGTTGAACTGACACTGGAAAACTTTAAAAGGCAAGTTTCAAAGTGTAGGTTGCTATTTCAAAAGACAGGAGAGACTCGTGTTGTGACATGGAAGGATGGCCTCAAAATATccgaaaaatgaaaatgtttttttacaaatgatttgacttatttatttgagagagtgcgtgagtgagagagcacaagcaggggttgcggcagagggagagggagaagcagactcccccactgagcagggagcccgatgcggggctcgatcccgcgactccaggaccatgacctgagctgaaggcagatgtttaaccaactgagccacccaggtgccccaagttgtatatgtttatgtatgtgttaACATGTGTATGCACGTGCATAGTGGGATGGAGGGttttcaatttattattatttactttttgttgtggtaaaatacatacaacataaaatACGCCATTTAGGTCATTTTTAGGTGTGCTGTTCCGTTGCATGTATATACTCATGCTGTGGTGCAATCGTCACCGCCATCCAcctccagaatgttttcatcttcccaaactgaaacatTACCCATCAAATACTAATGCCATTtacccttccccagcccctggccaccaccattccATTTTggctctatgaatttgcctactctaggcgcctcatgtaagtggaatcatacaatacttgtcattttgtgtctggcttacttcacttagcatcatgcccTCAAGGTTTATTCACGTTGTTATTatttacttttgtaattaaaaaaatacagtaaagcTTTTGgggtaaaatgagaaaagtaaatttttttgagagataaGCAAGATTATGGGGAGATTTccatttcctgctttatttttatttacattttcaaagtttCTGCAATGAACACATATAACTTTAATTTGATCAAAAGATATCAATAaatacgggtgcctgggtggctcaattggttaagcgtctgccttcggctcaggtaattttctcagggtcctgggatcgagccctgcagcaggctccccgctcagcagggagtctgtttgcccctgtcccttcccctgctcgttctagctctctctcaaataaataaataaaatctttaaaaaaaaagatgtcaataaATATTAAGCGTATGTGAGGCTTTTACAGCACAATCTTGCAATCTGGAGAAAGGGAAGTGTAGAGAAGAGACGATAAGCAGGAAGCACAGCCATGTGGAATTTGTTGAAGGGGATGGATTTTCTGACGCTAGTAGATCTGTTCACGGGACACCTATTAATTGCGTATTGTTACATGCTAACCACGGTGCTAGGGCTTGCTGTCAGGGGTactggggagccatgggagggCTGTGAGCACGGGAGAAGTGGGATCAGCTCCGGGTGTAGAAAGACCCCTCTTGGGCTGTGTGAGATGAACGGGAGGGCATAagactggaggctgggaggtgagggaggaggccGGGATGAGGGTCCAGCCAAGGAGCTGAGGCCTGAGCCAGGGCTGTGGGACAGAGGACAGGGGACTGGGAAAAGTtagggggcaggagggacaggaCTGGGGACCAATGGGATGTGGTAAACGGGAAGGAGGGGGCAAGTCCCACCCCACAACACGGTGGGCAGTGATGGAAACAAAGATGCTTCAACCCCCTCCCCTCATGGAGTTTGTGGGCCAGTGGGGGGCAAACATCTGGCCTCCTATTCCCCACCATGTCCAGTGGGGTCCCACTTCTGGGTCTTTACATAGATGATTCCCAATAAAGAATCACCAATAATCTGTAGCCTATTCTGACCAGTGggttactgtgtgccaggtgctggtcTACACTTTTAGGTGTTAATTCATTGACCTTTCCCAACCCAGGGTATTATTATTGagcccattttgcaggtgaggaaatcGAGGCACAGAGGGGCTAAATGACCTGCctgaaggtcacagagccagaagtgctggagctgggatttgaacccagcgcCCACAACTATGGCGGGTGTTGGGCTGCCTCATTCTTGTCACTGATCGAGACAGACAGGATAGGAAGATGGCTCACACCTGCTGGACAACCTCACCCACCTGGACAGGTAGCTTGCCGggcttccttcttctccattCTGGGCTCCTCCCCTCGCTCCAGACGGGAGATCACATCGGGTTTACACCCAAGAGGGCCCACCCCTGGAAAAGACACAAGATTTGGCCATGGCTGCCAGTCTTCGGGAGGCCTCGGGGctgggccccaggccctgggTCTGCAGGGGAGCTGCATACATTGGGTGCCTAATGATTAGAAGGTCTAATggtccaggtgcctgggtggctcagtcggttaagggtccaactctgggttttggctcaggtcatgatctcagggtcctgggattgagccccgcatcgggctccctgctcaacggggagtctgcttgagattctctctctttctctctctctctccttctgcccctcccctcactctctctctaaaataaatcaatagggcgccgggggggctcagttggttgagcgactgccttcggctcaggtcatgatcccagggtcctgggatcgagtcccacatcgggctccctgctctgcggggagcctgcttctccctctcccactccccctgcttgtgttccctctctcgctatgtctctctctgtcaaataaataaataaaatctttgaaaaaaaaaaataaataaaataaatcaatagggcgcctgggtggctcagtcgttaagcgtctgccttcggctcaggtcatgatgccagggtcctgggatcaagccccacattgggctccctgctccgcgggaagcctgcttctccctctcccactccccttgcttgtgttcctgctctcgctatctctttctctgtcaaataaataaataaaatctttaaaaataaataaatcaataaaataaatcaataaataaatcttaaaaaaaaaaaaagcagcagctctAATGGTCCATGCGAGATtcatttgttgagtgcctactacgTTCCAGAAAGAGCCTGAGTCCTGACATCACTGCTTACTTGGAAACAggggctttgcagatgtaattagtgaAGACGAGGTCCTACAGGAGCAGGCTGGGCCCTGAGTCCGAAGACCGGTGTCTTTGTTTGAAGAGGAGAGACATACAGACACAATGGAAGGGAAAGgtcatgtgaagatggaggccaAGATTGGGGTGACAGGGGTACAGGGCAAGGAACGGCAAGGGCCGCCAGGAGCCTCCAGAAGCTGCATCCAGGAAGGACTCTcagagggagcagggccctgCCCGCAGTTGGATTTTACACTTCTGGCCTCTGAACTGTGAGGGAATACATTTCTGCAGGGGACAGGTGGAAGGGACCGCGTTCTTTACACCCAAGTGGCGCAGAAAAGGGGCCACACAGCAGGCTGCCGGCTCTCTTTGGAAAGACCTGCTCCCACGGCTGCCCAAGGCTGGCTGGCGTCTCGGAAGCTGGATTTCAGGAGGGTTCCCAGCACTCCCTGACCGCCAGGAGGGGCTCCCTGTGCTTAAGCTGTTGGTGCAAACAACGTGGTTtctgctgaacacctgctttccttcggggagtctggaattttgacACGCGCCAGGCCGAGGGCGCTGACGTGACTGGCCCCCACGAAAAACCTGGGGCACCGATGGAGACTCTAGCAAGCGTCCCTGATGGACAACTTCTCACACGTGTTGTGACGTCTCGTTGCCCGTCCTGTGTGACTCCACGGGGAGGGGACTCTGGCCTGGTCTCCCCCAGATGTCGCCCCACGTGCCTCATCCCTTTGCTGACTGTGCTTGGTGTCCTTGCGCTGCAGTGAATTGGGGCGGTGAGTACAACTGCATGCTGAGGCCTGCGGGTCCTCCTTGAGCCCCCGAACCTGGGGGCTTTCCTGGGGCCCCTGACGTAGAAGTTTAAGCGGGTTTTTGGTGAGTTTGTCCAGTGAAAGTGTGTGAGTGAGCATGGCTGAGGAAGGAACCTTCAAACCACCAGAGTTCACAGGGCAAAGGCAAGACAgaagaatcagaaaaagaaattgaggagagATGGAGGTGGACAGAAAGACAGACCACTGAGGAGGCTGGAGTAGGGTCAGGGGGTGAGGAAAAGGCCAGATcagggctgggctgcagggacagaggaggggatgggcagagatTGTTGGGAGTCGGAGAGGATGTGGTGGGCTGTTGGGGAGGGGGTAGGATGGTGCTGGGGGTGACTGGTCTGGGGACGGGAGacccagaggaggaggggcaggtcaGTGTGGAGACGCTGAGCTCAGGGTGAGTGTGACAAATGTGAAGGGCCTTGAGGGGGCgcaggaggtgggtgggtggacaaTGTAGGACTAGGGAGACACATTTGGGAACAGCATTTCTGTGTCTTGGAAAGATTCTAAGATGGAGCTAGATGACTGGAGGACATCCAAGGAACACTTGGAGTCTGAGATTCTAGAACAGGCATTCCAGGGAGGAACCTGAGGTCACCACACGTGGAAAGGGAAGCAAGAAGAGAAGGTGGGGGCACAGGCTGAAGATTTTGCAGGACAGGCAGAGGACTCCGGGCCCTCGGGGACGCAGGGACTCTAGGAGAAGCAgcggagagacagagggacagacagTGGCCAGCCAGGAGGGACCAGTGAAAAGAGCAGAGAGGGTACCCCATGACCTCAGCGAATACCCACTGTTGAGCAGTGGGTGGGCACAAAGGAGATGAGGGCAGAAGGGGGGGCATCACGCCTCttcctggggaggcagggggcagggcctCACCCAGTGACAGAAGGTTCTGGTAGGTCTCTAGCATCACGTCCCGGTACAACTCCCTCTGGCCAGGCCCCAGCTGGCCCCACTCCTCCAGGGTGAAGTCCACAGCCACATCCTTGAAGGTCACTGATTCCTGCAAGGGACAATTTTACATGGTGGAGGGGCACATCCTTCTAGAACTCTGGGGCTGGGAGAGGTCATGGGTCAACAGCCTACCCCTGCTGGTGGCTGAACCAGCTCTAACACTCTGGGCTGGAAAATACTGACTCAGCAGGTTTGAGATAACTGAATAAAAATGGCCCACAGAAATGCAGAAAGTTTTGGTCAGCTCCTAGCCCACAAGCTTCTTGGCAGAAGGTAGGAGAAAGCTCCCTTTTGCGTGACTCTTTACTGCCATCTGTTGGAAAATCGTTATAATATGCCAATTATTTTAGTAAATGACCGTTTACTGCCATCTGCATGAAAACTTCCACAATATACCAGTGTATGACGTACATGTGAAAGCTGCCACTGAGGTAAAGCACTCTTGTGCAGTGCGCAACCTGCACACCTATATATGACAGCCCtaagaaacactttttttaaaaaatcaagccaTTGTGTGCAAGAGTGATAACTAAGTGGCGCTCCATCCCAGACCCGAACTGGGATCCCAATGCCCATCCCTGACTCCAAGGATAAGGCTCGGGGGTGAAGCAAAACCATCCACTGCCCACTTCTCTAGGCAACTCAAAGGCTGCTGAGAGTTAGATTGGTTTGTAGACCGGGTCATAACGTCCCAACTCAGAgcatcctgcccctccccttccccctcctcgctgcacctcccagccccagagccccTCCCACCATAGCCTCTTTCCCATGCCTGGGAGGAGCAGAAGATCTTCGGGCCACAGGCAGAGATGAGGATGGCCCTCTGGGGTCCACAAAATCATCTTGGGGAAGGGGAAGCCCAGAATCACCTGGTCCTCAGCCATCAGGGTCCTGTGGCCACTGCGTGGTCCTGGGCATGTGCCTCCAGGAGACAGGAGCAGGCCTGAGTCCgcagagctggaggaggagaCTGGAGCACAGAGGAGGGTCAGTTCTTgcccagacagacagacagatgattTCCCGAAGATGCCTCATGACAGGGGACTCTAGTCTCCCAGGAGCTGGAGCAAAGGCTCCAGACGGGCTGCCCGAGGCTCCCATTCCACACCAACAACCGCTAGCAATCAGGAGGCTCAGCTCACTGCACCTACATAACAGCTCTGAAAGACTAGTTTAACTAGAGTTATCTCCAGAGAAGGAAATAGAGGCACAAGAGGTCAAGgcccttgctcaaggtcacagagagaTCAAGTATCAGAGCGCAATTCAGGCCCAGAAGTCTGGCTGCAGAGCTAAGCcgcgtttttatttttttaattttatttactttttttaagccGCCTTTTtagtcttacttttttttcttgtggtaaaaTGCATATAACATGCGATATAACATTTTAACCACTTTAAAtgatacagttcagtggcatttaggaCGTTCACAGTgatgtacaaccatcaccacgaTCTGGCTCCAGACTGTTTTCACCATCGCCCTAAAAGGAAACCTTATACTGTTAATCAGTCACTACCAAATCTCCCTGTTCTGTCCCAGCCCTCCAATGCCAGCCTCTGATAActactcatctttttttcttttttaaaaagatttgttaatttattttacagagaggggaggggcagagggagagggagagagagtcccaagctgactctgcactgagcgcagagcccaactctgggctcaatctcacgaccctgagatcattcaCCCGAGCCGAAACCtatcagtcacttaactgactgagccacccaggtgcccctcatctttcTGTCTtaatggatttgcctattctggacatttcatatgaaggggatcatataatatgtggccctttgtgtctggcttctttcatttagcataacgtgttccagattcatccatgttgcaccACGTATCAaggcttcattcctttttatggctgaatagtattctgtgGCATGGATCTACCCCTTTTTTGAAgagctccttctttttttttttttttaataggacgTGGTGCCCaatgcatgaccctgagatcaagacctgagctgagatcaagagttggacacttaaccgactgagccacccaggcgcccctgcagagCTCCTCCTATCTGCCTTACAAATCCTGCATAAGGATCCTGATCTCCCACTTAAGATGTCTGAAGAAAGGTTCCATCTGCtagaataaagtttaaaaaaaatccctgcaaaaaaaaaaaaaaaaatctctgccaaaGAAAAATCGGTGTTTGGACTATGGTcacttccatccattcatcaaatATGCTCTGAGACTCATGTGAGAGTGACAGGCTCATCTGAGGGCAGAATAATGAGCGAGATGAGGCTCTGCCCTAAAGGGGCTCCCTGCCTGGTGGGGGAGACAGGCCTGGACATAGGCCAGGTGGTGGGGTGAA
This region includes:
- the LOC118520240 gene encoding uncharacterized protein LOC118520240 isoform X2, with the protein product MAEDQESVTFKDVAVDFTLEEWGQLGPGQRELYRDVMLETYQNLLSLGVGPLGCKPDVISRLERGEEPRMEKKEARQATCPALHTSSAAPWESFLKKSVSEEATSPVGKREGVLREVLGDARLGASWTWSRQLEDQGEQERRLRCMFAPLKETVCGERGLGCHKHGRSLRQTSAFIRKQRGPVGERTRKRNGPRKSLKRQRTFVEKKPLNCAECGKAFIYHSDYILHQRIHTGEKPYKCNDCGKAFSNSSYFIQHHIIHTGEKPYVCSECGKTFTQSSSLTEHQRIHTGEKPYKCKECGKAFTQSSSLIKHQRCHTGEKPYKCNQCGKFYSQVSHLTRHQKIHTGEKPYKCGECGKAFCHTSSLTQHQTIHTGEKPYKCNECGKTFSHSSSLSQHQRVHTGEKPYECSECGKAFSHSSSLTQHQRIHTGEKPYECNECGKAYTQISHLMRHQSVHMGEKPYICNECGKAFSHTSSFTQHQTIHTGEKPYKCNECGKTFSQNSSLTRHQRIHTGEKPYECKVCGKAYTQISHLIQHQRIHTGEKPYECRECGKAFSRSTHLIEHQKIHTGEKPYKCKECGKTFSHNSSLTQHQRIHTGEKPYACKECGKAFNQSIHLIQHQRIHTGEKPYKCNNCGKTYTQISHLIQHQKVHTGGKRYVCKECGEDFSWSSHLTEHRRLHTVHDACICDDFEKGFAWSTQLADIQRTPADQKA
- the LOC118520240 gene encoding uncharacterized protein LOC118520240 isoform X1, with amino-acid sequence MLAPGSRTSRLQNFSSSSSADSGLLLSPGGTCPGPRSGHRTLMAEDQESVTFKDVAVDFTLEEWGQLGPGQRELYRDVMLETYQNLLSLGVGPLGCKPDVISRLERGEEPRMEKKEARQATCPALHTSSAAPWESFLKKSVSEEATSPVGKREGVLREVLGDARLGASWTWSRQLEDQGEQERRLRCMFAPLKETVCGERGLGCHKHGRSLRQTSAFIRKQRGPVGERTRKRNGPRKSLKRQRTFVEKKPLNCAECGKAFIYHSDYILHQRIHTGEKPYKCNDCGKAFSNSSYFIQHHIIHTGEKPYVCSECGKTFTQSSSLTEHQRIHTGEKPYKCKECGKAFTQSSSLIKHQRCHTGEKPYKCNQCGKFYSQVSHLTRHQKIHTGEKPYKCGECGKAFCHTSSLTQHQTIHTGEKPYKCNECGKTFSHSSSLSQHQRVHTGEKPYECSECGKAFSHSSSLTQHQRIHTGEKPYECNECGKAYTQISHLMRHQSVHMGEKPYICNECGKAFSHTSSFTQHQTIHTGEKPYKCNECGKTFSQNSSLTRHQRIHTGEKPYECKVCGKAYTQISHLIQHQRIHTGEKPYECRECGKAFSRSTHLIEHQKIHTGEKPYKCKECGKTFSHNSSLTQHQRIHTGEKPYACKECGKAFNQSIHLIQHQRIHTGEKPYKCNNCGKTYTQISHLIQHQKVHTGGKRYVCKECGEDFSWSSHLTEHRRLHTVHDACICDDFEKGFAWSTQLADIQRTPADQKA